A genomic segment from Gorilla gorilla gorilla isolate KB3781 chromosome 3, NHGRI_mGorGor1-v2.1_pri, whole genome shotgun sequence encodes:
- the TMPRSS11B gene encoding transmembrane protease serine 11B, which translates to MYRHGISSQRSWPLWTTIFIFLGVAAILGVTIGLLVHFLAVEKTYYYQGDFHISGVTYNDNCENAASQASTNLSKDIETKMLNAFQNSSIYKEYVKSEVIKLLPNANGSNVQLQLKFKFPPAEGVSMRTKIKAKLHQILKNNMASWNAVPASIKLMEISKAASEMLTNNCCGRQVANSIITGNKIVNGKSSLVGAWPWQASMQWKGRHYCGASLISSRWLLSAAHCFAKKNNSKDWTVNFGIVVNKPYMTRKVQNIIFHENYSSPGLHDDIALVQLAEEVSFTKYIRKICLPEAKMKLSENDNVVVTGWGTLYMNGSFPVILQEAFLKIIDNKICNASYAYSGFVTDTMLCAGFMSGEADACQNDSGGPLAYPDSRNIWHLVGIVSWGDGCGKKNKPGVYTRVTSYRNWITSKTGL; encoded by the exons ATGTACAG GCACGGCATATCTTCCCAAAGATCTTGGCCACTATGGACTAcgatctttatttttcttggagTGGCGGCAATCTTGGGAGTAACCATTGGTCTTCTTGTTCATTTCCTGGCAGTTG AGAAGACTTACTATTATCAAGGTGATTTTCATATTTCTGGAGTCACATACAATGATAATTGTGAAAACGCAGCTTCACAAGCCAGCACAAATCTAAGCAAAGATATTGAGACTAAG aTGTTAAATGCATTTCAAAATTCCAGTATATATAAGGAATATGTCAAATCTGAGGTCATCAAACTTCT gCCTAATGCCAATGGTTCAAATGTGCAGTTACAGCTGAAATTCAAGTTTCCTCCAGCAGAAGGAGTTAGCATGAGGACTAAAATCAAGGCTAAATTACATCAGATATTGAAAAACAACATGGCATCCTGGAATGCAGTTCCCGCTTCCATTAAACTCATGG aaaTCAGCAAGGCTGCTTCCGAAATGCTTACCAACAACT GTTGTGGGAGACAAGTAGCCAACAGTATCATAACTGGCAACAAAATTGTGAATGGAAAAAGTTCCCTGGTGGGGGCATGGCCATGGCAGGCCAGCATGCAATGGAAAGGCCGTCACTACTGTGGAGCCTCTCTGATCAGCAGCAGGTGGCTATTATCTGCAGCTCACTGCTTTGCTAA gaaaaataattcaaaagattGGACTGTCAACTTTGGAATTGTAGTAAATAAACCATATATGACACGGAAAGtccaaaacattatttttcatgaaaattaTAGCAGTCCTGGGCTTCATGATGATATTGCCCTTGTGCAGCTTGCTGAAGAAGTTTCTTTTACAAAGTACATTCGTAAGATTTGTCTTCCTGAAGCCAAAATGAAGCTCTCAGAAAATGACAATGTTGTAGTTACAGGTTGGGGAACACTTTATATGAATG GTTCATTTCCAGTGATACTTCAAGAAGCCTTTTTGAAGATTATTGACAACAAAATTTGCAATGCCTCATATGCATACTCTGGCTTTGTGACTGATACAATGTTATGTGCTGGATTTATGTCAGGAGAAGCTGATGCATGTCAG aaTGATTCTGGTGGACCACTAGCTTACCCTGATTCCAGAAATATCTGGCATCTTGTTGGAATAGTAAGCTGGGGtgatggatgtggtaaaaagaaTAAGCCAGGTGTCTATACTCGAGTGACTTCTTATCGCAATTGGATTACATCCAAGACTGGACtctga